The DNA segment TGGTGCGGCTGCACCATTGGCTGTCCGGTTGGGTGGTGTCGGGGAAACCCTTACTGGGCCGGCTTGATGTAGGGCTGGAGCGCGGCGCGCGCCTCTTCCAGACCCATCTGCTGGTAGACCACCGGGACGAGGGCGCGGAAGTCGTCGACATTCACCTCGTTCACGACGATGCCGCCTTCCTTCATCTTCTTCAGCACCTCTTCGCCCTTGGCGACGGTGTTGCGGGTGGCCTCGTCGCCGGCGGCGGCGAATTCCTCATTGACGATCTTGCGCAGGTTCTCCGGCAGCGACTGGTACCAGGCTTCCGACGTCAGCAGCCCGGTGAAAAGCTGCACGTGATTGGTGAAGGCAAGGTCGCTGGTCACTTCGTTGAGCTTGATGCCGTAAGCGCCGGTGAGCTGGGCCTCGGCGCCGTCAATGGCGCCGAGCTGCAGCGCCGAATAGACCTCGGACCAGGGCATCGGGACCGCCGTGGCACCCATCGCGTTGACGGTGGCCACCCAGCCGGGCGCATCGATGGTGCGCACGCGTACGCCCTTCAGGTCGGCGGGACTCTTCACCGCCTTCTTGGTGAACATCTGCCGCGTGCCCTGGAACCAGTTGTAGTTCATCAGCCTGAGGCCGGTGCTCTTGGCCATGTCCTCGACCCAACCGGCATAGACCGGCGAGGAAGTGATGGCCGCATACTGCTTGTAATCGTCGACCAGATAGGGCGCCGCGAGGATGCCGAGCTCCTTCTTGAAGGGAGCGAGGCGGCCGGCGTCGACTAGCACGGCGATGTTCGCGCCGTTGCGGATCTGCTCGATCACGTCGTTGTCGGAGCCCAGCTGCGAGCTCGGATAGATGGTGATCTTGACCTCGCCCTTGGTGCGCTCCTCGATCTTCTTCTTCGCGCTTTCCATGGCCAGGACCAGCGGGTCCTGCGAATTCTGCGAGGTCGAAAGGTTGAGCTTGTAGTCGGCAGCGGCCGTCCCGGCGATCAGGGTCGCCAGCGTCGCGGCCAGGCTCAGGGTCTTGATGCCTTGAAACATGGGATTTCCTCCATTGCTGTTTTCGACGGCGCGTCTCACGCGCCTTGTTCGACAGGCCAAAGCCCGAGGCGTTCCCCCTCCGTCACGAACAACGCCACATGGTAGAGAAGTCGGGTCAGGGCCTCCGGCTGAAGAACCTGAGCCTCTGCATCGAGCTGGTTGCACCACACCGGACGGCCGGCGAAGTAGCGCTCGAAGACGAGAACCGCGATCTGCCGCGCCAGGCGGGCCTGTTCAGGGTCGCCCGTCCGTTCGAAGCCCGCGACATGGGCCTTGGCGGCCTCTGTCTGCGGCCAGAGCAGGAAGGTCTCGGCCATTACGCCGCCCTCGGGCGTCACCACGTCATAGGCCGCCCCGCGCATTGGCCCGTAGGGGCAGAAGCCGAACCGCTGCGCGAACGACATCAGCCGGTCGGCGGTCTCCCGCACCGGCGTGGCACCGCCCAGCCGGGCATAGCGGTGAAGCAGCCAGGCCCATTCACACTGGTGGCCGATCTCGCGCGCCCGCCCGGCGCGCCCGGGTTCGGGCGACAGGTCGGGAGCGCGAAACTCCATGATGCTGCCGGTCGTGGCGTCGAAAAAATGCTCCAGCGCCAGAACCATCAGGGCATCCGCGCGGGCGAGCCAGTTCGCATCGCCGGTCATCTCGAAGGCCTGAAGGGCGGCCTCGAACATGTGCATGTGCGGGTTCTGCGCCCGCAGCGGCGCATCCGGAGCGCCCGCGTCGCATACGCTGTCATCCTCGATCAGCAGCCCGGTCGCCCGGTCCACCAGCCGCGTTTCGATGAACGACCAGCAGGCGTCCAGTGCCGCCGTGATCTCGGCGGACGGCGCGAGCCGCCCGAAGGTCGCCAGCGCCAGCACCATGAAGGACTGGTCATAGCTGCGCGAGACGCGATCCGCCGGCGCGCCTGTCGGCCGCCCGTCATGGGTCACGGCGCGCACATACCCGCCCGTGGCCGGGTCGCGCATATGATCGCGCAGGAAGCGATAGGCCGCGCGCGCGCCCTGCTCGAACAGCGCGCGGTGTTCGCCACACGCCTCGCCGAGCGCGAGATGGGACAGGGTGAACAGCGTGCGGGCCTGCGCCAGGCAGGTCTTGGGCGCGAGCACAAGCGTGCCGGCCCCGT comes from the Ancylobacter pratisalsi genome and includes:
- a CDS encoding AGE family epimerase/isomerase, which translates into the protein MRAHAARVETDSAVMPAAPAGNRDAQAWAGWFRQELMPWWVRHAADPASGGFVDGLSPDNGAGTLVLAPKTCLAQARTLFTLSHLALGEACGEHRALFEQGARAAYRFLRDHMRDPATGGYVRAVTHDGRPTGAPADRVSRSYDQSFMVLALATFGRLAPSAEITAALDACWSFIETRLVDRATGLLIEDDSVCDAGAPDAPLRAQNPHMHMFEAALQAFEMTGDANWLARADALMVLALEHFFDATTGSIMEFRAPDLSPEPGRAGRAREIGHQCEWAWLLHRYARLGGATPVRETADRLMSFAQRFGFCPYGPMRGAAYDVVTPEGGVMAETFLLWPQTEAAKAHVAGFERTGDPEQARLARQIAVLVFERYFAGRPVWCNQLDAEAQVLQPEALTRLLYHVALFVTEGERLGLWPVEQGA
- a CDS encoding C4-dicarboxylate TRAP transporter substrate-binding protein: MFQGIKTLSLAATLATLIAGTAAADYKLNLSTSQNSQDPLVLAMESAKKKIEERTKGEVKITIYPSSQLGSDNDVIEQIRNGANIAVLVDAGRLAPFKKELGILAAPYLVDDYKQYAAITSSPVYAGWVEDMAKSTGLRLMNYNWFQGTRQMFTKKAVKSPADLKGVRVRTIDAPGWVATVNAMGATAVPMPWSEVYSALQLGAIDGAEAQLTGAYGIKLNEVTSDLAFTNHVQLFTGLLTSEAWYQSLPENLRKIVNEEFAAAGDEATRNTVAKGEEVLKKMKEGGIVVNEVNVDDFRALVPVVYQQMGLEEARAALQPYIKPAQ